DNA from Pirellulaceae bacterium:
TGATCTGCTTCCTGGGATTTGCCGTCGGCTTCATCGTCATCTCGTTGTTTATGCCGCTCATCAAATTGATCACCGAGCTATCCAGTGCCAAGTAACGTAGCTACGCTCGCCCATCGTTTGGGTAGCTACACTGGCCACAGCGTGGTGATTTTTCAATGGACGACAACGCAATGACGACCAGCTAGCCGTAGCGTCAAGTAACGCTAGCTACAAAGTACCACCCTATTACACGCGGTTCGTTAATTCCGAATCTACCATCTCAAATCTGCTATTTCAAATTACCCAACCACCTTCCCAACTCTCTATAATTCGAAAGGCGTGCTAGCCATGCTCAGCCTAATCCCTCACCAGCCTAACAGCCGCCACGCGCTAGCGTCCGGTTCCTGTCGCACCTCCCATCGCCGCGCCTTTACGCTCGTCGAACTGTTGATGGTCATCGCCATTATTGGAGTCATCGCTGGGCTGGCCATTACCGGCTACAACGTCGCCTCGCGCACCATCCAGAAGCGGGCCATCGCCATGGAGGTTATGAACCTGGCGCAAGCCGTCGAATCCTACAAGTTAAAATACGACAGCTACCCACCCGACGGCTCCAGCCGAGCTGCTTTTGAAGCGCATTTTAAGGGTGTGTTTCCCAATATGGCTCAGAGCGAGTTCACCGCAGTTTATCGAACAGCTAATTCACATTTACACGCAATGGATCAGGACGGTATTTCACGAACCACGGTCATGGATCCTGCCGAAGCACTGGTATTCTGCTTGGGAGGGTTCAGCAACGATCCGCAGTATCCATTCACGGGAGCAGGCGGACCTATACTGCTTGATCTACCTGGGCCTAATAGCACTCGCGTTCCAGTTCGCTCGAACAGGCTGAATGAACCAAACCTACGTAGACAGTACAACATCGATCGCAATGAAGGGTTTTTTCCGATGTCTCTAGATCGACTCACCGCAATTGTTGACCCAAATCAAGGAATCGTAATCTCTACCGATGAAGCAGAGCTATTCACTGGCCCAGGACAAACACCAGATGCGGATTTCATGCCAACATACAAACCTCGCGGCAAGTCGACACCAGTCGTCTATTTCTCGGCCGCTACATACAGCGTAGGACTCTACGACCTTACGAATTCGACGGTGGATAGAGGAGCTGCAAAGCCGCTGCGGTCCGATCAAATCAATACGAATTTCACACCATCGAACCCGGATAAGTACTATCGCTTTATGAATGACAAGACCTTTCAAATTATTTCGGCCGGACTGGATGATCACTTCGGCGGCTCGAAGCTGGGGACACAACTATTTTTCTTCCCGAGTGGTAAGAGAATCAATGTTACGGACTCAGAGGATATCGGTGGCAACTACCAAGAATCGGACAGCACTGGTCCCAGTCCGCAACTTGACAACGTCACCAATTTTTCGGACGGCCCTTTAGAGGACTCACTGCCTTAACGCTGTGCTCGTCCAAAAATGCATCGGCTACCAGCTCATCCGGCCTGCAGTGGCTCGGAAATCTGAAATCTCAGATTTGCGATCCACAATCATCAACTCCAAATCAACCCAAATTTTCATTCTCAATTCCCGATTATCCAACATCAATTTTTCTTGGCACATTCCTTGCACTACCTTCTAGTTTGTTAGGGAAATTGCGCCCATTTCCGTCTCAGGCTGAGAAGAACGTTGCAGACTGAGGCGCAGGCGATGATTGAGAGAGCCAGCGGATCAGTACGAGTCGAAATGTAATGTTGACAAAAATCAACACAAACCGCAGTTGCGTTACTGGTAGCCACCGTCGCCAGAGGGTGGAGCGTGGTACCTGCCGAGCCGCCTTTACGCTGGTCGAGCTGCTGGTGGTCATGGGTATTCTGGGCTTCCTGGTCAGCATGTTGACCTACGCGCTGCTGGGAGCGCAATCCGACGCCCGCGCCGCTCGCACCCGCGGCACCATCACCAAGCTGAACGACATCATCCTCACGCAGTGGGAAGAGTATCGCTATCGACCGGTAGACGTGCGGCTGGAGAGCTTTCGCTTGTTCAACCAATCTGCGAACCTACCACCCGGTGTTCAGCCGACGGTACCTCTGCCTCAAATGCAAGCTCACCTACGCATGCAGGTACTTCGCGACACCATGCGCATGGAGATGCCAGATCGTGTTAGCGACTTACTTTTTGAACCCTCCTACTACGTGAGCCCTGGGTATCTGGTCCCAGAGAGCGTTGAAGACGCCGCATTGAGGGCAGGTTTCACAAATGCCTATCTTTCGCAGCGAGCCTACCCGCATCGCTTCGGGAATATTTACGGCGCGCTTTTTCAGGCTATATCCAATAGCCCTCATCCTGAAATTGATCAACTGCGTCAGACCGCCCCTCTGTTGCCCCCAAGTGAACTGCCCTCAAGCGGCATAGCGCCGCTCACGGGACAGCCACGTTCTCATTTTCCCGATGGACAGGGCATTGATGCTCGGCAGGCCTTGGACCGGATTAAGCAATGGAATAAGCACATTCAGTCGAGTGAACTGCTCTATTTGATAATCGCCAATTCAACATACGGTGGGTCTTCAGCACTGGAGTACTTTCGTCCGTCCGAGATCGGGGACACCGACGAAGATGGACTATTAGAGTTCATCGACGCCTGGGGAAATGCAATTCATTGGATTCGCTGGCCTGCTGGCTATCCCAGCGACTTGAATCGGTACTCAGGCACCGATGCAATGGACCCGCAGAGAACAGATTGGCGTTATCGTAGTTCAGACTGGCCAGAAAGTCAGCAGCCCAAGACAGTCATTCCTCTCATTGTCTCGGCTGGAGCAGACGGGAATTTTGGGGTCGTGTTTGACCACGATGATTTCGCTGAACCTGGCCAAAGCATTAATTCCTTGCCAATTGCCTATGCGCTGATGCCGCAAGGCTCGCGATTCTATATTGATCCATTTTTCACTTGGGATTATGCGAATAGCGTTCCCAATGGTGCAAGCAGTCATCCACCATTCACTGAGAATGACCCGAATGACCGCGACTCAAGCAACAATCACCGGGGTTTTCGCGCTAATCAGATGGGGGCAACACCGACTCACGTTTTGGGCATTGCTAATGAAGCCCCAACCGACAACATCACCAACCACGACATCATACTAGGGCAGTAGCGATGAGAAGTTGTAAACAGCTTGTTGCTACCAACGTCGCTACGCTCATCAGAGCGTGCAGGCGGGGCGAACGCGCGCCAACACGCGGCGGTCTGACGCTAGTCGAACTGCTGATGGTCATGGGCATTTTGACTATCCTGGCCTCGATCTCACTGACCGCAGCTCGCAGCCTGATGCGCGGCAACAAGGTCAGTCAAGCCGCCATCCTGGTCAAGCAGTATTTGCAAAACGCCCAGATTCGCGCCGTCACCAACGGCCGCCCCGTAGCCGTATTCTTCGATCGCGTGAGTCCCTATGGCGATACAAACAGTAATCCTATTCCCTCGAATTACACGGTCACTCGCTTACAGTTCGGCGAAGTCTTTCCTCCGTATATGGGCGATGACTTAAACGCGTCTGGCATATTAAGTGATGTGCCGCTGGTAGTGATGGCCGATGGGTTTACTACGCGACCGGCAGATCAGCATGCTGACATGATTAGCATTCCCTTTTCCCAAGTGGCTTCGGGATTTTCGGTAAATGGATTTCTTAAACCCGGTGACTGGATTGAATTCGTCGGTCACGAGGGCAAGTTCCGCATCGAGAGCATTACGCGTATTCCGAATGATGCGAATCCCAGCCAGGTTCAAGTGCATTTTTTCAATCCGCCGTCGGAATATAACGACTTGCTGCACAAAAAGGTTCTGCGCGGGTATCCGCTTCACAACGTTTACGAAGTGGGTCTGTCTGCATCTCCAACGCTGCTACCGATTTCAAGTACGACAACAGAAGTAAAGTTCCGAATCTACCGCCAACCAACGAAATCACTTGTTGGAGCAATAACGCTTCCGCGAGGTGCCTGCGTTGATCTGTCTCTGTCAGGAATAGGCGTCGCTGACAGCGGGGCAGGCGGCGGAGCGTATGGACTCGCTCAAGTATCAGCACGAATCGATGGATTTGCTACACCGGCGGACCATAGTCGAGTAGGGATTGTGTTTGACGGCCAAGGCAGAGTTTCTTATTTGATGCACGAAGATCGTGTGAACGGAACGCAATTGCCCCCTCGGTTTTCCGAAGTGAATTCCAACCTGTACCTCATGGTCGGCCGCGCAGACCAAGTTCTGCCGGGGCATTCGTCTTCAAATCCGAACGTTACGGCTGCTGCTCAGATTGCGGCCTTGCAGCAAGCTGGTGGCGAGTTACCGCCTAGCAATTTGTTGGACCTGGAGAATGTGTGGATCTCCTGCAATCCATTCACCGGCGAGATCAAGAGTTCCCCGTTAGCTGCGGTCGACGAGAGTACCATCGAGGCAACAATTGCCGAACTGCGCGCAAACCGAGATCCCACTAATCCGTTTGCCAACTATGTTCGGCAGTCACGGCAATTGGCCATTTCGGGAGTCCGCAATTAAGTGAGCTGTGAGAGTAGCATGATCCGACTCCCCCGTACCAATCAGCGATGCAGCACCGGCGGCCGCGCGAGTACCAAATCGTACTCGTCCTCAGCCCTTGGCGGAACTCGTCCTCAGCCCTTGGCGGTACTCGTGTTCCCGGTCGACAGGCCCGAATCGAGTACGAGTAGCATTTCAATGAGTACGGGTAGGACTGCAGACCCAAACAACTCAGCTTCAAATCTCACGCAGAGCGTGATAAACAGTCCTTCGCTCACGCAGCGGCGGGGGATGGGCGGTGCCTCGAACATGCAGCCGGTTGGGATGGGGCGGCGAGCGGCGGTGACGGTGCTGGAAGTGTTGTTTGCCACGATGGTGGTGATCGTGGGGCTGATCGGGATAGCCTCCATCATTCCGATAGCGGCACGCAACGCCGGTGAAGCCAACTCGCACAACGTCGCTTTGTCGCTCGGACTCTCCTGGGCCGACAGTTTTATAGCTCGAGGATTTTACCAGCCTAGTCCGAGTGCGATGCGAGGCGGGCTCAAGTGGACTTGGTATCGCGATTTTGTTTATAACGGCAACCCTCCAGGCTGGCAAGAATTTTCAGAATTGCCAGACTCAGTCAGTACCGGTTCACGCCTCGGAGCTGTAAAGCACACGCGGACAAAGGGCCATGTGCCTGTTTGCATTGACCCACACCTGATGTCATGGGCATATTCAGATAAGGACAGAAGAAACCTGTTCGCTGACCATGTCAACAATCCACCTCATGCTTATAGAGCGTCTGTATTTCCGTATTTCGATGATGGGTACGATCCACGCTCCAGTCCGATCCATGCTCCAAGTGGGATACCCGACCAGCCGCGCATGATTCGTGTTACCCTTGCGCCCTCGACTGATCGAATCTTGGAGCGTGAATCCATCGTAGATATTTTTGGATCTGTGGATGAGCTTGTCGGAGATACTTTTATCGATCCTAGCTTGCCAGTAGCCGATCGCGACTCGGTTCCCGCCGAACGGCTATTCGCAATTGACAGCAGCGGTAATAGGCTTAAGTCGCTTACGGAAGGGCGTTACACCTGGATGGCTACAGTTGTACCCAATGAGTGGGACGCAGATATTGGCAGGCATGCACTGGTTTCCTTTGTCGTATTCAACCGGCATGACCATCAATTGAACCACCTTGAACTGCCATCAGCCAGAGGTGAGCGTCTCACCATGGTGAGGCCGCTGTCGGGCAATTTTTTAGGGGGTACAGGTGGGCGCATTGAATTGACGTGTAATTCCGAAGTTAGCGATACGTTAAGTGTTGGAGACTGGTTGTTGCTCGGGAGAATGCTCCCTTTTGCGGGGCCAACAGCAGCTCATTATCCGTACTTCCGCTGGTACCGTATTATTGCAACAAGTGGCGTCTCTACGATTAGCGGTACAACTTGGTCGCGAGAGGTTGTGCTGGAAGGACCTGATTTCAATTTTGACGATGGCTTTCCAACGTGTGCAACGCTGGTTGGTGGTGTGGTGACAGTGGTTGAGCGGCAGGTGCGGTTGGAGTAGTGAGAACAATCCATGGGAGCAGCCCAACCAACGCAACTCGTACCTCAGACGGCCAACGTCTCGCAGGAACGGGGTGGGATGGGCATGAATGGTTCGTGAACGACATTGAGTTTTTACGGTATGGGGCGGGATGGGGATGAATGATTCGTTATCAACATTGTGTTCCTGCGGGATGTGTACTGCGCGGGGCGCAGGAGATTAGAGCTAGAGGTTATAAGCGATGAATACCATGAAACACAGCCACCAAAATCGTGGACTCATCCTATTGGTCGTGCTGGGCATGTTGACGCTGTTCAGCTTGCTGGCGGTCACCTACGTCATCTATGCAACTCAATCCCGCTCCACCAATGTCGCCTTCAGCCGCCGTATGGCGCGCGAAACCGAGACTCGCTCACTTCTGGACGAGGCCATCAAGCAGCTCATTCGTGGGACAACAGACACGGGTTCGGCCATGTGGGGTCAGGATATGTTGGCGGATTTGTACGGGGCCAATGAGACGAGCAAACTACAAATCGGTTTGAATCCGCTTGGCGACCTTCAGGTACGCATTCCGGGATCTGCGCTGGAGTATCCGTTGCTGTTGGGCAGTGACCAGAGATTCTTGAGGATCCCTCTGGTTCCAGAGTCAATTAGGTTTCCTGTGGATATCGATCCCGATAACGATCGTCGAAACAAAGATGATATCATTACCGGTCGAACGATCACGTTCTATCCAGATCAAGGACCACTCAGCGGGCAGTCGTTCCGTATCTTGCGATATGTCGGTGATGGGACCTCCGCCCCGACTAGCGGTACTGACAGCTTGATTGCCAGTGGTTCCCAGTATTCCATTACGATCGATCTACATGAAGCAGACCTCGACCGAACTCATTCTCAAATGTTCGATGGGAAGTATGTGAGTGGTTCAGTTCGCGAGTGGATTAAGAGTAATGTAATTGCGGTTTGTTATACGAATGCGATTTCCAGCAATCCTCCGCCGATAGGCTATCGGCTATTCCTGAACGCTGTTGCACTCAACGCTCACGGAATTGGAATTACTAATAGTGGCGAGTCACAGGATCACCGCCTCACTGCAGGTACAGATGCTCCCGCAGAAATTGGTCGCATGCCCGTCGGACTTCAGCCCAATGTTCAAGGATTATTGAGTTCGGGCGAACTGGCATTGCCTGGATTTACAGGGATCGCCGGCGATACCGATGAACCAGTCGATGCAGCCGACTTCAACACGATGTTTCTATCTTATCGAGCTCATAAAGCGAAGTTCTCGCGAAATATTGATCCCAGTTTTTATCGCGCAGCATTGATAAAATACATCACTGGCTTCAAGCCGATCTCTTCCTATTCGGAAGAGGAGTTGTGGGCTACATTGCGACGCATCGAATTCGCAACGCTGCGCCCCCTTGCGCTGGATATTGGCAGGTCAGGGCCGATTCCAGCTTATATGGATTCAAGAAAGATTCGCGAAGTTGGACCTGGAATATGGCGCTACGTCAGTCATCCGCAGTTTAAGCCTTCCAAACAAGGTATTGGCGTACTGCAAGTTAACCCCGGCGACAACTGGAATGAAAAGTTCAAAGATTGGGTTGAGAAGCTTACGGCTACGGATGACGAGGATCAGTGGGATGTCGACAACACCGGCGACGGTTTGGCTGATAGTATATGGATGGACATTGGGTTTCCGCTTCAACGAACGCCTGATGGCAAATTGCTTAAGGCGTTGGTCGCATATTACGTCGATGATTTAGACGGCAAGATAGATGTCAACGCAGCCGGGGGAAATGCACAGGCGAACTGGTATGCCGAGGCATTTTCCAGCAACATTCTCGACGACACTGTTGCGCGGCAATCGACTTTGTTGGTGCCGACGGGTGCAAGTCAAGTAACCGTACCGATGGCCCAGGGATTTGGTTTTGGCCCGGCAGAGATTTCTTTTCGACACCTACTGGGGAAGTCAAGCCTAGTGGATTCTAACGGCCAACCCTTGGATGGCGAGCAGGCTTACAAGGCCATTATGTTGGCACGCTATAGTCCAAGGACCGGCGCGGCCAACGGCTCACCTGGAGATAAGGAATGGGAGGCCATATCCAAGCTGCTTCATTTGCCAGGCTACCCTAATTTTTGGGACAACACTGACCGGCAACTGTTTGTGAGTCAACATCGCCATGGCGGTTTGCCGGGTTTGCCGATTGGCATCCGTGGTCGAGAATCTTTGGTGCTCGACCGGCTGGGCAATCCGTTTATTCATAATCACAGCCCGTGGGTGCGACACGAGAATTCGAGCTCTATTGGTATTGCCAATAATGAGTATGAGTCACGCTTGATTTCCGGGGGGTATGCCGACTCAGCGTTCCAGCTAAGCGACTGGGAGCGGGTCTACCGAGTTAGCGACGCAGATCGCGCATTGTTATCTACGCGACTCCAGTCATTGTTTGGAGAAACCGACAGGTCTATACCAGCCAGTAATTTGCGGCATGAGATCACAGTTCGGAGCCGAAGTCTGTTGGCTCCCAAATTGAGCCATCGATCCCGAGAGATCAACGAACCCGCCCCAATGTCGTTCTACGACTTGGTCAATGCGATTCGTAAGTTCAAATCATCGCAAACTGGTCTGGAGAACATTCCGCCGGCGGCATTCCGCGCAATGTTTCCCCTGGAGTTTAACCGAGCATTGCCCATGGACTTGAATCGGCCATTTGGTAACGGAATTGATGACAACGGCAACGGAGAGATCGACGAACCTACAGAAGCCAGCCTTGAGCGACCATTTCAACAGCAGCCGATGAGTATCACTGGAACCGTACGTAACGACAGCTTGCAACTGGACCTGACTCAGGGAGCTACCAATTTTGATGACCAGGTTGCCGTGGGCGTAGTGACTGGATTGGAGAGTCGCCAATTGTTTGCTCGCCATTTGTATTGCCTGGCCCAATTGATTGTGCCTGACGACTATGCGTTTCCAAATCTTGAGCCCGAATACTGCAAGACTCTGCTTGCCAACCGGAGGAACAGTCAAGCCGCCTTCAAGAAATACCTCGAAGTCCGCGCCAGAATACTCGCGCAATGGGCAGTCAATGTTGTCGATTTTCGCGACGCGGATTCGGCAATGACGCGATTTCCCTATGATCCAGATCCGCTGGATAAATTAACGCAACAGTTTGATGATGTCAGCAATGTAGCACCAGGCTGGAACCTTCACCGTTGGACGTCATCCGAGCCAGCCCCCGTAGCGTGGGGCATGGAACAACCCGAGTTGCTGCTGACTGAATCGTTAGCCTTCCATGATCTACGAGTCCGCGGATTTGTTACTGGAACTAACAAGAAACGATTCGATCAGTTTCGCATGCCAGAAGGGTCTCTGTTTCTTGAACTTTACAATCCACGGACAACACTACAGGGTACAACAGCAGTTGATTCTGCGCAGTTTCCGGGTGTGTCCGGTGCCTTGTATAGCAAAATTGCTGGGGGCGACATTGCGTTGAATCTTAGTAAGCTAAGTGTGGACGGGCAGCATCCCCTGTGGCGCATCTACGTCAGCGAAGGGATAGATAAGTCGAAAGGTGGTACTCACAAGACGCCAAATCAGCGAATGCTGAACGCTCCCGTGTCGACTGAGTCGCGCTATGATTTAACCTATCAGTTACCTACGTCCAATCGTCCAAATGGTGCGGCAATCACTCCCTATGGTTCGCATGGTAGCGGATTGGTTTTTGACCATACTGGACTCATTCGCGACAGCAGGCCAGATCCTGCCAGTAATCCAAGGGCAGATGACGATACTCAGCGACTGCCTGAGCCAGATGCTGCTAAGGCTCGTGTGGTTGTATTCGTGCCCGACAGCGTATTTGAGCCCATCAAGGCCAACACGCCAGGCGTAACGCTCCCGGATGCACAGGTTTTCGTCAATCAGTCGACAACTGAGATGTTCCTCAGAGGCAATCAATATTTGGTAGTTGGGCCCCGACAGATTAGCCGCCTGGGATCACTTGCCGGAGCCAAGAAAATGCCGCCAGTGAATCGCCCAAGTAATCATCGCATCCAGCTCACGGCCACTTGGCCAGCGATGTTTGCCGAAGATGGTTCTCCCAGCGGAATGCAATTTCGTCGATTTGGTCCAGGTCAACCAGTACGCGCTGCAGTTACTATGATCGCTGCGGCGAGTCGTCCGGTAGGTTGGGCAAAGCCTGAGACAAATGGTTTTCGAGTTGGCATCTCTGTATCAGAACCATTGGCTTCAAGCTACTACCGGGAGCCATCAACGCCGGTCAATACCGATACCAGTCCAAGTGTGGGATTTCAAAACGTCTTTGACGGATATCACGACTACAGGACGAGCACGACACCTGCACTTGCGCCTTTCGATGACGGCAGTTCAGGTCCCCTCGCGGTTTGGAGCAGCAATTCAACAGGATACGGTGGAGGACAACCACCGTCCGGGGGCAACAATTCTCACCCCCTTACCGTGAAAGATATCGGAAATGATCCGCCCGTTCCGGTCGTTGAACCTGGCACGGCCGTGGACTGGTGTACCGCTTATCTACAGCGGTTGGCCGACCCAAGTAAACCATGGAATGAGGTTCACAACCCCTACATGACAGTGGATTGGATTCCGATCGACTTAACCGTATTCAGCGGTGAAGATGACGATAACGACTTGGCACCGGCAACTGGACAGACGCTGAGACTCGCGTCACGGCAGAAGGCTGGACAAATGATCAACAGCAAGTCGCATGTGTTTGACCCGAATCCTGCGACAGCTCAGGGAGGTGAATCACACTTCTCGTCGCTTACACATGCTCCACGAAAAGCCAGTCCTGGGTATGCCGGTGGAAGTGACGCTGACAAGCATACGATGTTGAAGTTTTCAATTGCCGGTGATGCAGGTGCGGCGCTCAATCCGAGGCCGTCAAAGACCGAGCCAGGCTCAAGCCCAGAGTTTTTTGCGAATAGCACTACAGAGCTGAGCTTTGCTACATTGGGCTTCTTGAATTCTCCGTTCGTCTTGGCAGCTGAACACGGCATCTCGTCCGGCTTGCCACCCACTTATAGTGCTCCGCTGGGACCGTTTTTTGGCGGGCCCTCCGATCCGCGCAAGACAAGTCCCAACTGGTTTCCCGCCAGCTTATTCTGGGCCAATCGAGATTTCGTAAATTCCATGGAGCTGGCCTATGTGCCCTTGAGCAGTCCTGGACAGATAGGCCAAGAGTTTTCGGCCACACGGCCGGCAGCCCCTCCGCTTGAGCCCTATGGGCCAGCCTTTCATAACGGGGGCGGGGCGATGCCAACTGCGTCTAGCGGTACCCTGAACCCCAACGCGGGCTACAAGTTCGCACACCTTTTAAACTTCTTTCAAGAAATGCCCGAGGTTGCTGGCACGTTTGCTAATACGCCCAATCCGAAAGACGCAAGCCTCACGAAGCTGTTTGAGCTTGTTGAGACACGATCGCCCTGGGTGGATGTGCAATCGGTGCAATCACCTGATTTAGGTTACAGCCATGCTGTGCTTAGGCCATTCCGACCACCCTACAATACACTGCCGCGCGAAGCTGAGCCTGGCCGTATCAATTTGAATACGATTTCGGAGCCCAACGTACTGAAGGGTCTTTATGCACAGTTGCTCAATTGGGACGATCGAAAGAATGAATCCGTTTCGACCGACGACGTGTGGAAATTGTTTGAAACGTCGCGGCGTGGATATGCAACAGAGGGACCTAATCCCGATTATCCGACACAGTTTGCAGGAGTTTTCAAGCCGACCGCAGAAGCTGGAATGGTTCCGCAAACACGAAATGGCAAGCTGGATGAGCATTCCAAGAAGAATCCAGTGCAGTCAACTATCTGGCGGCAGCATCCAGTAACAGCCAATTCACCTCCCCTGTTCAGCTACCGCCCAGCCTTGACTGCAAACGACTTGCCACAACCACATGTGCTGCATGACATTCTTCCCATCTCACGGCTGCAGAAGCTAGTGACG
Protein-coding regions in this window:
- a CDS encoding type II secretion system protein; translation: MLSLIPHQPNSRHALASGSCRTSHRRAFTLVELLMVIAIIGVIAGLAITGYNVASRTIQKRAIAMEVMNLAQAVESYKLKYDSYPPDGSSRAAFEAHFKGVFPNMAQSEFTAVYRTANSHLHAMDQDGISRTTVMDPAEALVFCLGGFSNDPQYPFTGAGGPILLDLPGPNSTRVPVRSNRLNEPNLRRQYNIDRNEGFFPMSLDRLTAIVDPNQGIVISTDEAELFTGPGQTPDADFMPTYKPRGKSTPVVYFSAATYSVGLYDLTNSTVDRGAAKPLRSDQINTNFTPSNPDKYYRFMNDKTFQIISAGLDDHFGGSKLGTQLFFFPSGKRINVTDSEDIGGNYQESDSTGPSPQLDNVTNFSDGPLEDSLP
- a CDS encoding type II secretion system protein, which encodes MLTKINTNRSCVTGSHRRQRVERGTCRAAFTLVELLVVMGILGFLVSMLTYALLGAQSDARAARTRGTITKLNDIILTQWEEYRYRPVDVRLESFRLFNQSANLPPGVQPTVPLPQMQAHLRMQVLRDTMRMEMPDRVSDLLFEPSYYVSPGYLVPESVEDAALRAGFTNAYLSQRAYPHRFGNIYGALFQAISNSPHPEIDQLRQTAPLLPPSELPSSGIAPLTGQPRSHFPDGQGIDARQALDRIKQWNKHIQSSELLYLIIANSTYGGSSALEYFRPSEIGDTDEDGLLEFIDAWGNAIHWIRWPAGYPSDLNRYSGTDAMDPQRTDWRYRSSDWPESQQPKTVIPLIVSAGADGNFGVVFDHDDFAEPGQSINSLPIAYALMPQGSRFYIDPFFTWDYANSVPNGASSHPPFTENDPNDRDSSNNHRGFRANQMGATPTHVLGIANEAPTDNITNHDIILGQ
- a CDS encoding prepilin-type N-terminal cleavage/methylation domain-containing protein, giving the protein MRSCKQLVATNVATLIRACRRGERAPTRGGLTLVELLMVMGILTILASISLTAARSLMRGNKVSQAAILVKQYLQNAQIRAVTNGRPVAVFFDRVSPYGDTNSNPIPSNYTVTRLQFGEVFPPYMGDDLNASGILSDVPLVVMADGFTTRPADQHADMISIPFSQVASGFSVNGFLKPGDWIEFVGHEGKFRIESITRIPNDANPSQVQVHFFNPPSEYNDLLHKKVLRGYPLHNVYEVGLSASPTLLPISSTTTEVKFRIYRQPTKSLVGAITLPRGACVDLSLSGIGVADSGAGGGAYGLAQVSARIDGFATPADHSRVGIVFDGQGRVSYLMHEDRVNGTQLPPRFSEVNSNLYLMVGRADQVLPGHSSSNPNVTAAAQIAALQQAGGELPPSNLLDLENVWISCNPFTGEIKSSPLAAVDESTIEATIAELRANRDPTNPFANYVRQSRQLAISGVRN